One stretch of Candidatus Aminicenantes bacterium DNA includes these proteins:
- a CDS encoding CoA-binding protein, producing the protein MSILVDERSRVIIQGITGREGTARARLMKDYGTNLVGGVTPGRGGQDAAGVPVYDSVEEAWEKTGPIDVSVIFVPAPLVRDAALEAIAAGVKLLVLVPDRVPIYDVLEIARTAEDKGARFIGPNTLGLLSPGKAVLGMIGGKAERAREWFRQGPVGVSSRSGGMTSSIAYYLSKAGIGLSTIVHVGGDSIVGTSHPEVMELFQDDPETRLAVMFGEIGTSQEERVADLIEAGRFRKPLIAYIGGKAAKPGTRFSHAGAIVEGNRGSYETKVQRLRAAGVHVVDAIAEISAKAAEILAAGKEA; encoded by the coding sequence ATGTCGATCCTGGTGGACGAACGCTCGCGAGTCATCATTCAAGGCATTACCGGGCGCGAAGGCACGGCCCGAGCCCGGCTGATGAAGGACTACGGCACCAACCTCGTCGGCGGGGTCACCCCGGGGCGGGGGGGGCAGGACGCGGCCGGCGTGCCGGTCTACGATTCGGTCGAGGAAGCCTGGGAGAAGACGGGCCCGATCGATGTCAGCGTCATTTTTGTTCCCGCTCCGCTCGTCCGCGACGCGGCCTTGGAGGCCATCGCGGCCGGCGTCAAGCTGCTGGTGCTTGTGCCCGATCGGGTTCCCATTTACGACGTTCTGGAGATCGCCCGAACGGCCGAGGATAAAGGCGCCCGCTTTATCGGCCCCAACACGCTGGGCCTGCTCAGCCCCGGGAAAGCGGTCCTGGGCATGATCGGAGGCAAGGCCGAGCGGGCCCGGGAGTGGTTTCGGCAGGGGCCGGTCGGGGTCAGCTCGCGCAGCGGCGGCATGACCTCCTCGATCGCCTACTATCTATCCAAGGCCGGGATCGGGCTGAGCACGATCGTCCATGTCGGGGGGGATTCGATCGTCGGCACCTCGCATCCCGAGGTCATGGAGCTCTTCCAGGACGATCCCGAGACGCGCCTGGCCGTCATGTTCGGCGAAATCGGGACCAGCCAGGAAGAGCGGGTGGCCGACCTGATCGAGGCCGGCCGCTTCCGCAAGCCGCTCATCGCCTATATCGGCGGCAAGGCGGCCAAGCCGGGGACCCGGTTTTCCCACGCCGGCGCCATCGTCGAAGGGAACCGCGGCTCGTACGAAACGAAAGTCCAGCGCTTGCGGGCGGCGGGGGTCCATGTTGTGGACGCCATCGCCGAAATATCGGCCAAGGCGGCCGAGATCCTGGCGGCCGGCAAGGAGGCCTGA
- a CDS encoding citryl-CoA lyase encodes MGDGSEKWMTAITDVRPNRIVTRGYPIDELMGRVTFAQAIYLVLKGDLPTPEVGRLLDAIFVSSIDHGASPPSVLTARTVASTGADLNDAVAAGVLAISRLHGGAIEEGQRMFLAVAARMEAKGLDEETAAREVLDEMKAKGKRASGFGHRLHTKDPRTARLFDLAAETGLAGRHVRIARAAEKALAAQLGKPLPINVDGAIAAVLCDLGIPPEIGNAFFIIARVPGLVAHVHEEKTRMKPMRKVDPEDFAYDGPAERKLP; translated from the coding sequence ATGGGCGACGGCAGCGAAAAATGGATGACTGCGATCACCGACGTCCGTCCGAACCGCATCGTCACCCGAGGCTATCCGATCGACGAGCTGATGGGGCGGGTCACTTTCGCCCAGGCCATCTATCTGGTGCTGAAGGGCGATCTGCCCACACCCGAGGTGGGGCGCTTGCTGGACGCGATCTTCGTCTCGTCCATCGATCACGGCGCGTCCCCTCCATCCGTGCTGACGGCGCGAACCGTGGCCTCGACCGGGGCCGACCTCAACGACGCGGTCGCGGCCGGGGTGCTGGCCATCTCGCGGCTTCACGGCGGGGCCATCGAGGAAGGCCAGCGGATGTTCCTGGCCGTCGCCGCGCGGATGGAGGCCAAGGGTCTGGACGAGGAGACGGCGGCCCGCGAGGTCCTGGACGAGATGAAGGCCAAGGGCAAAAGGGCCTCGGGGTTCGGGCATCGTCTCCACACCAAGGATCCGCGGACGGCCCGGCTGTTCGACTTGGCCGCGGAAACGGGGCTGGCGGGCCGTCATGTCCGCATCGCCCGGGCGGCCGAGAAGGCGTTGGCTGCCCAGCTCGGCAAGCCCCTGCCGATCAACGTCGACGGGGCCATCGCCGCCGTACTGTGCGACCTGGGCATCCCGCCCGAAATCGGCAACGCCTTCTTCATCATCGCCCGCGTGCCCGGGCTGGTGGCCCATGTTCACGAGGAAAAGACCCGGATGAAGCCGATGCGCAAAGTTGACCCCGAGGATTTCGCATATGACGGGCCGGCCGAAAGGAAGCTGCCATGA
- a CDS encoding HD domain-containing protein produces the protein MSIDILEWLPEINEISEPKLRDLTARVWNEAVIRGGWTDDDLRELPFTLLLKTVPITLIEHTRAVTKTSHEIAKVINETYAGKVTVDLDYLLAGAILHDVGKLFEYRRQGGVFVKSREGELLRHPISGAAFAFKHGLPQEVIHIIAAHSKEGDGGRRTIEAVIVNHADFVNFDIFK, from the coding sequence ATGAGCATCGACATCCTCGAGTGGCTGCCGGAGATCAATGAGATCAGCGAGCCCAAGCTGCGGGATCTGACGGCCCGGGTCTGGAACGAGGCTGTGATCCGCGGCGGCTGGACGGACGACGACCTGCGCGAGTTGCCGTTTACCCTTCTACTGAAGACGGTGCCGATCACTCTGATCGAGCACACTCGGGCCGTGACCAAGACGTCGCACGAAATTGCCAAGGTCATAAACGAGACCTATGCGGGCAAGGTGACGGTCGACTTGGACTATCTGCTGGCGGGGGCCATCTTGCACGACGTCGGCAAGCTCTTTGAATACCGTCGACAGGGCGGCGTCTTCGTCAAAAGCCGGGAGGGAGAGCTGCTGCGCCATCCGATCTCGGGGGCGGCCTTCGCGTTCAAGCACGGCCTGCCGCAGGAAGTCATCCATATCATCGCTGCCCACAGCAAGGAAGGGGACGGCGGGAGGCGGACAATCGAGGCGGTCATTGTCAACCACGCCGACTTTGTAAATTTCGATATTTTCAAATAG
- a CDS encoding 3-isopropylmalate dehydratase large subunit — MGLTFSEKILARKAGRPVRAGDVITASPDFYLSHDNSSAIIGEFKKLGLAKVKAPEKIVIILDHIVPAADEKYAQNHKTIREFVWAQSIPNFFDIQHGVCHQVLSESGFALPGRLIMGSDSHTTTYGAYGVFAAGIGRTEMASIWATDEIWLRVPETLRIEFAGDFPHGVFAKDAILKIIGDQGADRANYEAVEFAGPAAASFSLASRMVLANMAAEMGAKNGYFEPDELTLAWARKHGRGDFEPVRSDPDAAYEAVLQYDLSVLEPQIACPHTVDNVKPVREVAGKPFHQALLGTCTNGRFEDLEVAARILRGRSVHPHIRLLVLPASRAVYLEAMKAGLLETLSEAGGVILNPGCGPCLGAHEGLLAPGEVVVGTSNRNFKGRMGGRGSEIYLASPATVAASALEGKIADPRKYL, encoded by the coding sequence ATGGGACTGACGTTTTCGGAAAAGATTCTGGCGCGCAAGGCGGGGCGCCCGGTCCGGGCCGGGGACGTCATCACCGCCTCGCCCGACTTCTACCTGTCCCACGACAACTCCTCGGCCATCATCGGCGAGTTCAAGAAGCTCGGCTTGGCCAAGGTCAAGGCCCCCGAGAAGATCGTCATCATCCTGGACCACATCGTCCCGGCGGCCGACGAAAAATACGCCCAGAACCACAAGACCATCCGCGAATTCGTTTGGGCCCAATCCATTCCGAACTTCTTCGATATCCAGCATGGCGTCTGCCATCAGGTCTTGTCCGAATCGGGCTTCGCCCTGCCGGGTCGCCTCATCATGGGCAGCGACTCGCACACCACGACTTATGGTGCATACGGCGTCTTCGCCGCCGGCATCGGCCGGACCGAGATGGCCTCCATCTGGGCTACGGACGAGATCTGGCTTCGCGTCCCCGAGACGCTGCGAATCGAATTTGCCGGCGACTTCCCGCACGGCGTCTTTGCCAAGGACGCCATCCTCAAGATTATCGGCGACCAAGGCGCCGATCGAGCCAATTACGAGGCCGTCGAGTTCGCCGGCCCGGCGGCCGCATCCTTCAGCCTGGCCTCCCGCATGGTCCTGGCCAACATGGCGGCCGAAATGGGAGCCAAGAACGGCTATTTCGAGCCCGACGAGCTGACCCTGGCCTGGGCCCGAAAGCACGGCCGCGGCGATTTCGAGCCGGTTCGATCCGATCCCGACGCCGCTTATGAGGCCGTCCTCCAATACGATTTGTCCGTCCTCGAACCGCAAATCGCCTGTCCTCATACTGTGGACAACGTCAAGCCGGTCCGCGAGGTCGCGGGCAAGCCGTTCCACCAAGCCCTGCTCGGCACCTGCACCAACGGCCGCTTCGAGGACCTCGAAGTCGCGGCCCGCATCCTCCGCGGCCGATCGGTCCACCCGCATATCCGCCTGCTCGTCCTTCCCGCTTCCCGCGCCGTTTATCTCGAAGCCATGAAGGCCGGCCTCCTGGAGACGCTCTCCGAGGCGGGAGGCGTCATCCTGAACCCCGGTTGCGGCCCCTGCCTGGGCGCCCACGAAGGGCTCCTGGCCCCCGGCGAAGTCGTGGTCGGGACGTCCAACCGCAACTTCAAGGGGCGCATGGGAGGCCGCGGCTCCGAGATCTACCTCGCCTCGCCCGCCACCGTCGCCGCCTCGGCCCTGGAGGGCAAGATCGCCGACCCGAGGAAATACCTATGA
- a CDS encoding 3-isopropylmalate dehydratase small subunit yields the protein MSKGRVWKYGDDVNTDVIYAGKYTYQQLEPAEMAKKSLEDLDPSFAAAVKPGDVIVAGKNFGCGSSREQAAACLRYAGVQAVVAKSFSRIYFRNAINLGLAVLQALDAPDALRSGDEIEIDFEGGRILSAGREFKFPPLPESVLDIVRAGGLLEWTKKKLARP from the coding sequence ATGAGCAAGGGCCGCGTCTGGAAGTACGGCGACGACGTCAACACCGACGTCATCTACGCCGGCAAATACACCTACCAACAGCTCGAACCGGCCGAGATGGCCAAGAAGTCGCTGGAGGATCTGGATCCGTCGTTCGCCGCGGCCGTCAAGCCCGGCGACGTGATCGTGGCCGGAAAAAACTTCGGCTGCGGCAGCTCGCGCGAGCAGGCCGCCGCCTGCCTCCGCTACGCCGGCGTCCAGGCCGTGGTAGCCAAATCCTTCTCCCGGATCTACTTCCGCAACGCCATCAACCTCGGGTTGGCCGTCCTGCAGGCGCTCGACGCCCCCGACGCTCTTCGCTCCGGCGACGAGATCGAGATCGATTTCGAGGGCGGCCGCATTCTCTCCGCCGGCCGCGAATTCAAGTTTCCCCCCTTGCCCGAGTCCGTCCTCGACATCGTCCGGGCCGGCGGATTGCTCGAATGGACCAAGAAAAAGCTGGCCCGCCCGTGA
- a CDS encoding L-serine ammonia-lyase, iron-sulfur-dependent, subunit alpha, which yields MKRFSIFNHVLGPVMRGPSSSHTAGAYHLGCMVRSLAGGSISRAAVTFDPNGSYARTYAQQGADRAFAMGFMGKPLTDESFFTALEDAPRAGLRLLFQIRPLEHPDHPNAMMIDVRDAAGEIFSVEARSIGGGDVEIISLDGIEIAFNGSAFELFIEAAHSQQAFLAAALAGDGALMSGPNPIALGGRQAFVARRSKALSGFIRSSVEELVPGAIIRESAPVYLVQIAEPLFFDAEALVRLCEKRGWSLGRAGLEYETRILGLRPEEVIAEMLRRYDIMAAAAARGLDPAFSGMQLLAASAGSVFRAEAEGRLALGGPSARAAARALAVMHVNSAMGVVCAAPTGGSAGTIPGTILTLAEERHLSRDEIALSLLAAGVIGVITAQRATFAAEVAGCQVEIGAAGAMAAAAVVDACGGSARQACDAAAIAYQNTMGSVCDLVQGLVEIPCHTRNAVAAASAFVCADLVLGGYANPIPLDETIDAVYSVGRLLPAELRCTARGGLALTHSALAMKSRLGGDKP from the coding sequence GTGAAGCGCTTCAGCATCTTCAACCATGTCCTGGGCCCCGTGATGCGCGGGCCGTCCAGCTCCCACACCGCGGGGGCTTATCATCTCGGCTGCATGGTCCGCTCCCTGGCCGGAGGTTCCATCAGCCGGGCCGCCGTCACCTTCGATCCGAACGGCTCTTACGCCCGCACCTACGCCCAGCAGGGCGCGGATCGGGCCTTCGCCATGGGCTTCATGGGCAAGCCGCTGACCGACGAGTCGTTCTTCACCGCCCTCGAGGATGCGCCCCGGGCCGGGCTCCGTCTTCTCTTCCAGATCCGGCCGCTGGAGCATCCCGATCATCCCAACGCCATGATGATTGATGTCCGCGACGCGGCCGGGGAGATCTTTTCCGTCGAAGCCCGTTCGATCGGCGGGGGAGACGTAGAGATCATCAGCCTGGACGGCATTGAAATCGCTTTTAACGGCTCCGCCTTCGAGCTTTTCATCGAAGCCGCCCACTCCCAACAAGCCTTTCTGGCGGCCGCACTCGCCGGCGACGGCGCCCTCATGAGCGGCCCGAATCCGATCGCCCTAGGCGGCCGTCAGGCCTTCGTCGCCAGACGCTCAAAGGCGCTGTCGGGATTTATACGGTCATCCGTCGAAGAGCTTGTCCCGGGCGCTATCATCCGCGAATCGGCCCCGGTCTATCTCGTTCAAATCGCCGAGCCGCTTTTCTTCGATGCGGAGGCGCTAGTCCGGCTGTGCGAAAAGCGCGGCTGGTCGTTGGGGCGAGCGGGCCTCGAGTACGAAACCCGGATCCTTGGGCTGCGGCCGGAGGAAGTGATCGCCGAAATGCTCCGCCGTTACGACATCATGGCCGCGGCCGCGGCCCGCGGGCTCGATCCCGCGTTTTCGGGGATGCAGCTCCTGGCGGCCAGCGCCGGCTCGGTTTTTCGGGCGGAAGCGGAAGGCCGCCTCGCACTCGGCGGCCCGTCGGCCCGGGCGGCCGCGCGCGCCTTGGCGGTCATGCACGTCAACAGCGCCATGGGGGTCGTCTGCGCCGCGCCCACCGGCGGTTCGGCCGGAACGATCCCAGGAACAATCCTCACGCTGGCCGAGGAACGGCATCTTTCCCGCGACGAGATCGCTTTATCTCTTCTGGCCGCCGGCGTCATCGGCGTAATTACTGCCCAGCGAGCCACCTTTGCCGCGGAAGTGGCCGGATGCCAGGTCGAAATCGGCGCCGCCGGGGCCATGGCCGCCGCCGCCGTCGTCGACGCCTGCGGCGGAAGCGCCCGCCAAGCCTGCGACGCGGCCGCCATCGCCTATCAGAACACCATGGGCTCGGTCTGCGACCTGGTCCAGGGATTGGTCGAGATCCCCTGTCATACCCGTAACGCCGTGGCAGCCGCTTCGGCCTTCGTCTGCGCCGACCTCGTCCTGGGCGGCTATGCGAACCCGATCCCGCTCGACGAGACGATCGACGCGGTCTATTCCGTCGGCCGCCTGCTGCCCGCGGAGCTGCGCTGCACCGCCCGCGGCGGCCTCGCACTGACGCACTCGGCCCTGGCCATGAAATCGCGGCTGGGAGGGGACAAGCCGTGA
- a CDS encoding ornithine cyclodeaminase family protein: MSGAPATRPPLLYLGAEDVRRALPMRAAVEAMREAFRDLANGAVAMPPRTRMANPEGDEVSLIMSSRSNGISRLGVKLITLYDRNRTIGLPLAQALFMLVDGQTGVPLAIFDGASLTALRTGAVSGLATDVLARPGGAVAAIFGAGVQARAQLEAIAAVRPIREARVFDPIAPAAEAFAAEMSGRLSVLVHPASDPAAMLQGADIVCTATNSRTPLFADGDIAPGTHINAVGVYQPERAEIPAETVRRARTVVDQTGAALEEAGDLLQPLAAGMIDRSRFDLTLGDILIGRAEGRRSPAEITLFKSVGLAVQDLYAAARAYDNALRLGVGRELER, translated from the coding sequence GTGAGCGGCGCGCCCGCGACAAGGCCGCCGCTTCTCTATCTCGGTGCGGAAGACGTACGCCGGGCTTTGCCCATGCGTGCGGCCGTGGAAGCCATGAGGGAGGCCTTTCGCGACTTGGCAAACGGCGCCGTGGCTATGCCGCCGCGAACGCGGATGGCGAATCCCGAAGGCGATGAAGTCAGCTTGATCATGTCCAGCCGGAGCAACGGGATTTCCCGTCTGGGCGTCAAGCTCATCACGCTCTACGATCGCAATCGCACCATAGGCCTGCCCCTGGCCCAGGCCCTCTTTATGCTTGTCGACGGCCAAACGGGCGTTCCGTTAGCCATCTTCGACGGCGCGTCGCTGACGGCCCTGCGAACGGGGGCGGTGTCCGGCCTGGCGACGGATGTCCTGGCCCGCCCCGGCGGCGCGGTAGCTGCCATTTTCGGCGCCGGGGTCCAGGCCCGCGCCCAACTCGAGGCGATCGCCGCCGTTCGGCCCATCCGTGAAGCCCGTGTTTTCGATCCTATTGCGCCTGCGGCCGAGGCCTTTGCGGCCGAGATGTCCGGGCGGTTGAGCGTGCTCGTTCATCCCGCGTCCGACCCCGCCGCCATGCTCCAGGGTGCGGACATCGTCTGCACGGCGACGAATTCGCGAACGCCGCTCTTCGCCGACGGCGATATTGCACCCGGGACGCATATCAATGCCGTCGGCGTCTACCAGCCCGAACGGGCCGAGATCCCGGCCGAGACCGTCCGCCGGGCCCGCACCGTCGTCGATCAAACCGGGGCCGCTCTCGAGGAGGCGGGCGATCTGCTCCAGCCGCTTGCCGCGGGGATGATCGATCGATCCCGCTTCGATCTGACCCTGGGCGATATCCTCATCGGCCGGGCCGAAGGCCGCCGGTCGCCCGCCGAGATCACCCTCTTCAAATCCGTGGGCCTCGCCGTCCAAGATCTCTACGCCGCCGCCCGAGCTTATGACAACGCTCTTCGTTTG